From one Cygnus olor isolate bCygOlo1 chromosome 26, bCygOlo1.pri.v2, whole genome shotgun sequence genomic stretch:
- the EEF2 gene encoding elongation factor 2 — MVNFTVDQIRAIMDKKANIRNMSVIAHVDHGKSTLTDSLVCKAGIIASARAGETRFTDTRKDEQERCITIKSTAISLFYELSENDLAFIKQSKDGSGFLINLIDSPGHVDFSSEVTAALRVTDGALVVVDCVSGVCVQTETVLRQAIAERIKPVLMMNKMDRALLELQLEPEELYQTFQRIVENVNVIISTYGEGESGPMGNIMIDPVLGTVGFGSGLHGWAFTLKQFAEMYVAKFAAKGDAQLNPSERAKKVEDMMKKLWGDRYFDPATGKFSKSATGPDGKKLPRTFCQLILDPIFKVFDAIMSFKKEEAAKLIEKLDIKLDSEDKDKEGKPLLKAVMRRWLPAGDALLQMITIHLPSPVTAQKYRCELLYEGPPDDEAAIGIKNCDPKGPLMMYISKMVPTSDKGRFYAFGRVFSGLVSTGLKVRIMGPNYTPGKKEDLYLKPIQRTILMMGRYVEPIEDVPCGNIVGLVGVDQFLVKTGTITTFEHAHNMRVMKFSVSPVVRVAVEAKNPADLPKLVEGLKRLAKSDPMVQCIIEESGEHIIAGAGELHLEICLKDLEEDHACIPIKKSDPVVSYRETVSEESNVMCLSKSPNKHNRLYMKARPFPDGLAEDIDKGEVSARQELKQRARYLAEKYEWDVTEARKIWCFGPDGTGPNILTDITKGVQYLNEIKDSVVAGFQWATKEGVLCEENMRGVRFDVHDVTLHADAIHRGGGQIIPTARRCLYACVLTAQPRLMEPVYLVEIQCPEQVVGGIYSVLNKKRGHVFEESQVAGTPMFVVKAYLPVNESFGFTADLRSNTGGQAFPQCVFDHWQILAGNPFDSTTRPCQLVAETRKRKGLKEGIPALDNFLDKL; from the exons ATG GTGAACTTCACAGTAGACCAGATACGGGCCATCATGGACAAAAAGGCCAACATCAGGAACATGTCTGTGATTGCCCACGTTGATCATGGCAAATCAACCCTGACTGATTCTCTGGTATGCAAAGCTGGTATCATCGCCTCTGCCCGCGCGGGGGAGACTCGTTTCACTGACACAAGAAAGGATGAGCAGGAACGGTGCATCACCATCAAATCAAC agctatttctctattttatgAGCTCTCTGAAAATGATTTGGCCTTCATCAAGCAGAGCAAGGATGGTTCTGGTTTTTTGATCAACCTGATCGACTCTCCTGGGCACGTGGATTTCTCTTCAGAGGTCACTGCTGCTCTTCGTGTCACTGACGGTGCCCTGGTTGTTGTCGACTGTGTCTCTG GCGTGTGCGTGCAGACAGAGACCGTGCTGCGTCAGGCCATTGCTGAGAGGATCAAGCCTGTCCTGATGATGAACAAGATGGACCGagcgctgctggagctgcagctggagccagaAGAGCTGTACCAGACCTTCCAGCGCATCGTTGAAAACGTCAACGTCATCATCTCCACGTACGGAGAAGGAGAAAGCGGTCCCATGGGAAATATCATG ATCGATCCAGTGCTTGGTACAGTTGGCTTTGGTTCTGGTCTGCACGGCTGGGCTTTCACTTTGAAACAGTTTGCTGAAATGTATGTTGCAAAGTTTGCTGCCAAGGGTGACGCCCAGCTGAATCCATCGGAGCGTGCCAAGAAAGTAGAAGACATGATGAAGAAGCTGTGGGGAGATAG GTATTTCGATCCTGCTACTGGCAAGTTCAGCAAGTCTGCCACTGGCCCTGATGGAAAGAAACTGCCCAGGACGTTCTGCCAGCTCATCCTTGACCCCATCTTCAAG GTTTTTGATGCAATCATGAGCTTCAAGAAGGAGGAGGCAGCTAAACTGATTGAGAAACTGGACATCAAGCTTGACAGTGAAGATAAGGACAAGGAGGGCAAGCCCCTGCTGAAG GCTGTGATGAGGCGgtggctgcctgctggagatGCCCTGCTGCAGATGATCACCATCCACCTGCCTTCTCCTGTCACGGCCCAGAAGTACCGCTGCGAGCTGCTCTATGAGGGACCCCCCGATGATGAGGCTGCCATAG GTATTAAGAACTGTGACCCCAAAGGCCCCCTGATGATGTATATCTCTAAAATGGTGCCAACCTCCGACAAGGGACGTTTCTATGCTTTTGGACGTGTTTTCTCTGGTCTCGTCTCAACTGGCTTGAAAGTCAGGATCATGGGACCCAACTACACACctggcaagaaggaggatctgtACCTAAAGCCAATCCAAAG gACCATTCTCATGATGGGCCGCTACGTCGAACCCATCGAGGACGTGCCTTGTGGAAACATCGTTGGTCTGGTTGGTGTCGACCAGTTCCTTGTGAAGACTGGAACCATAACCACCTTCGAGCACGCTCACAACATGAGAGTCATGAAGTTCAGCGTCAGCCCCGTCGTGCGTGTGGCTGTTGAAGCCAAGAACCCAGCCGACCTGCCCAAGCTAGTGGAAGGACTGAAGCGTCTCGCCAAGTCTGACCCTATGGTGCAG TGCATCATTGAGGAGTCTGGAGAGCACATCATTGCTGGTGCAGGGGAGCTGCACTTGGAAATCTGCCTGAAGGATCTGGAAGAGGACCATGCTTGCATTCCTATAAAG AAATCTGATCCTGTTGTGTCTTACCGTGAGACAGTCAGCGAGGAATCCAACGTGATGTGCCTTTCCAAGTCCCCCAACAAACACAATAGGCTGTACATGAAGGCCCGGCCCTTCCCCGATGGATTGGCTGAAGACATTGACAAGGGCGAGGTCTCTGCTCGCCAGGAGTTGAAACAGCGAGCTCGCTACCTGGCCGAGAAGTACGAGTGGGACGTCACCGAAGCCAGGAAGATCTGGTGCTTCGGTCCCGATGGCACTGGCCCCAACATCCTGACTGACATCACCAAGGGAGTGCAGTACCTGAACGAGATCAAGGACAGTGTGGTGGCTGGCTTCCAGTGGGCGACAAAGGAG GGGGTCCTGTGTGAGGAGAACATGCGTGGTGTTCGCTTCGATGTGCACGATGTGACCCTGCACGCCGATGCCATCCACCGTGGAGGCGGGCAGATCATCCCCACTGCCAGGAGATGCCTGTATGCCTGCGTGCTTACTGCCCAGCCCAGGCTCATGGAGCCCGTCTACCTTGTGGAAATCCAG TGCCCAGAGCAGGTGGTTGGTGGCATCTACAGTGTGCTGAACAAGAAACGTGGCCACGTCTTCGAGGAGTCCCAGGTGGCCGGCACCCCCATGTTTGTGGTCAAGGCCTACCTGCCTGTCAACGAGTCCTTTG GTTTTACGGCTGACCTCAGGTCCAACACCGGCGGCCAGGCTTTCCCCCAGTGCGTGTTTGACCACTGGCAGATCCTGGCCGGGAACCCCTTCGACAGCACTACCCGTCCCTGCCAGCTGGTGGCCGAGACCCGCAAACGCAAAGGGCTGAAGGAGGGCATCCCCGCACTGGACAACTTCCTGGACAAGTTGTAa
- the DAPK3 gene encoding death-associated protein kinase 3 isoform X1, producing the protein MSTFRQESVEEFYEMGGELGSGQFAIVRKCRERKTGLEYAAKFIKKRRLSSSRRGVSREEIEREVDILREIQHPNIITLHDIFENKTDVVLILELVSGGELFDFLAEKESLTEEEATQFLKQILDGVHYLHSKRIAHFDLKVRPGTREYLVSGIGGWVVNVAPLPLQPENIMLLDKNVPNPRIKLIDFGIAHKIEAGNEFKNIFGTPEFVAPEIVNYEPLGLEADMWSIGVITYILLSGASPFLGETKQETLTNISAVNYDFDEEYFSNTSELAKDFIRRLLVKDPKKRMTIAQSLEHPWIKVIKRRNVRNEDNGKKPERRRLKTTRLKEYTIKSHSSMPPNNTYINFERFSKVMEEVAAAEESLRELERNKKSFQEDIEALLSIYEEKESWYKEENESISQDLRQIRQELQKTEALKKQTQEETKSVLQAANGLKRRYRKLENHYEALAKQVASEMKFVQELVWSIEREKLQSGEGDGSIR; encoded by the exons atGTCCACCTTCCGGCAGGAGAGCGTGGAGGAGTTCTACGAGATGGGCGGAGAGCTCGGCAG cgGCCAGTTTGCCATCGTGCGGAAGTGTCGGGAGAGGAAAACGGGCCTGGAGTACGCGGCCAAATTCATCAAGAAGCGGCGGCTCTCATCCAGCCGGCGTGGCGTGAGCCGGGAGGAGATCGAGAGGGAGGTGGACATCCTGCGGGAGATCCAGCACCCCAACATCATCACGCTGCACGACATCTTTGAGAACAAAACGGACGTGGTGCTGATCCTGGAGCTGGTCTCGGGGGGCGAGCTCTTTGACTTCCTGGCCGAGAAGGAGTCCCTGACGGAGGAGGAGGCCACCCAGTTCCTCAAGCAGATCCTGGACGGGGTGCACTACCTGCACTCCAAGCGCATCGCCCATTTTGACTTGAAGGTGAGGCCTGGCACGCGTGAGTACCTCGTGTCCGGCATTGGGGGGTGGGTGGTAAATGTCGCACCTCTCCCTCTGCAGCCGGAGAACATCATGCTGCTGGACAAGAACGTGCCAAACCCTCGCATCAAACTCATTGACTTCGGGATCGCCCACAAGATCGAAGCTGGGAACGAGTTCAAGAACATCTTTGGGACCCCAGAGTTTGTGG CTCCGGAAATTGTGAACTATGAACCCCTGGGGCTGGAGGCGGACATGTG gaGCATTGGTGTCATCACGTACATCCT GTTGAGCGGGGCCTCTCCCTTCCTGGGGGAGACGAAGCAAGAGACCTTGACCAACATATCGGCTGTGAACTACGACTTCGACGAGGAGTATTTCAGCAACACCAGCGAGCTGGCCAAGGACTTCATCCGACGCCTGCTTGTCAAGGACCCCAA GAAGCGGATGACAATAGCTCAAAGCCTGGAGCACCCGTGGATTAAG GTGATCAAGAGGAGGAACGTCCGCAATGAGGACAACGGCAAGAAGCCCGAGCGCCGCCGGCTGAAGACGACGCGCCTGAAGGAGTACACCATCAAATCGCACTCCAGCATGCCGCCCAACAACACGTACATCAACTTCGAGCGCTTCTCCAAGGTCATGGAGGAGGTGGCTGCGGCCGAGGAGAGCCTCCGAGAGCTGGAGAGGAACAAGAAGTCCTTCCAGGAGGACATCGAGGCTCTGCTGTCCATCTACGAGGAGAAGGAGTCGTGGTACAAGGAGGAGAATGAGAGCATCAGCCAGGACCTCCGCCAGATCcggcaggagctgcagaagacGGAGGCGCTGAAGAAGCAGACGCAAGAGGAGACCAAGAGCGTGCTGCAGGCGGCCAACGGCCTCAAGAGGCGCTACCGAAAGCTGGAGAACCACTACGAGGCGCTGGCCAAGCAGGTGGCCTCGGAGATGAAGTTCGTGCAGGAGCTGGTGTGGTCCATCGAGCGCGAGAAGCTGCAGAGCGGCGAGGGGGACGGCAGCATCCGCTAG
- the DAPK3 gene encoding death-associated protein kinase 3 isoform X2: MSTFRQESVEEFYEMGGELGSGQFAIVRKCRERKTGLEYAAKFIKKRRLSSSRRGVSREEIEREVDILREIQHPNIITLHDIFENKTDVVLILELVSGGELFDFLAEKESLTEEEATQFLKQILDGVHYLHSKRIAHFDLKPENIMLLDKNVPNPRIKLIDFGIAHKIEAGNEFKNIFGTPEFVAPEIVNYEPLGLEADMWSIGVITYILLSGASPFLGETKQETLTNISAVNYDFDEEYFSNTSELAKDFIRRLLVKDPKKRMTIAQSLEHPWIKVIKRRNVRNEDNGKKPERRRLKTTRLKEYTIKSHSSMPPNNTYINFERFSKVMEEVAAAEESLRELERNKKSFQEDIEALLSIYEEKESWYKEENESISQDLRQIRQELQKTEALKKQTQEETKSVLQAANGLKRRYRKLENHYEALAKQVASEMKFVQELVWSIEREKLQSGEGDGSIR; the protein is encoded by the exons atGTCCACCTTCCGGCAGGAGAGCGTGGAGGAGTTCTACGAGATGGGCGGAGAGCTCGGCAG cgGCCAGTTTGCCATCGTGCGGAAGTGTCGGGAGAGGAAAACGGGCCTGGAGTACGCGGCCAAATTCATCAAGAAGCGGCGGCTCTCATCCAGCCGGCGTGGCGTGAGCCGGGAGGAGATCGAGAGGGAGGTGGACATCCTGCGGGAGATCCAGCACCCCAACATCATCACGCTGCACGACATCTTTGAGAACAAAACGGACGTGGTGCTGATCCTGGAGCTGGTCTCGGGGGGCGAGCTCTTTGACTTCCTGGCCGAGAAGGAGTCCCTGACGGAGGAGGAGGCCACCCAGTTCCTCAAGCAGATCCTGGACGGGGTGCACTACCTGCACTCCAAGCGCATCGCCCATTTTGACTTGAAG CCGGAGAACATCATGCTGCTGGACAAGAACGTGCCAAACCCTCGCATCAAACTCATTGACTTCGGGATCGCCCACAAGATCGAAGCTGGGAACGAGTTCAAGAACATCTTTGGGACCCCAGAGTTTGTGG CTCCGGAAATTGTGAACTATGAACCCCTGGGGCTGGAGGCGGACATGTG gaGCATTGGTGTCATCACGTACATCCT GTTGAGCGGGGCCTCTCCCTTCCTGGGGGAGACGAAGCAAGAGACCTTGACCAACATATCGGCTGTGAACTACGACTTCGACGAGGAGTATTTCAGCAACACCAGCGAGCTGGCCAAGGACTTCATCCGACGCCTGCTTGTCAAGGACCCCAA GAAGCGGATGACAATAGCTCAAAGCCTGGAGCACCCGTGGATTAAG GTGATCAAGAGGAGGAACGTCCGCAATGAGGACAACGGCAAGAAGCCCGAGCGCCGCCGGCTGAAGACGACGCGCCTGAAGGAGTACACCATCAAATCGCACTCCAGCATGCCGCCCAACAACACGTACATCAACTTCGAGCGCTTCTCCAAGGTCATGGAGGAGGTGGCTGCGGCCGAGGAGAGCCTCCGAGAGCTGGAGAGGAACAAGAAGTCCTTCCAGGAGGACATCGAGGCTCTGCTGTCCATCTACGAGGAGAAGGAGTCGTGGTACAAGGAGGAGAATGAGAGCATCAGCCAGGACCTCCGCCAGATCcggcaggagctgcagaagacGGAGGCGCTGAAGAAGCAGACGCAAGAGGAGACCAAGAGCGTGCTGCAGGCGGCCAACGGCCTCAAGAGGCGCTACCGAAAGCTGGAGAACCACTACGAGGCGCTGGCCAAGCAGGTGGCCTCGGAGATGAAGTTCGTGCAGGAGCTGGTGTGGTCCATCGAGCGCGAGAAGCTGCAGAGCGGCGAGGGGGACGGCAGCATCCGCTAG